A single genomic interval of Acidobacteriota bacterium harbors:
- a CDS encoding 4-carboxymuconolactone decarboxylase, which translates to MHDTYYHPKDLEHFAHVGKNRPELAEKFFAWYNAVFEDGALSAREKSLIALAVAHAVQCPYCIDAYSTDALEKGADLDQMTEAVHVASAIRGGASLVHGVQMRNHAERVGM; encoded by the coding sequence ATGCACGACACGTATTACCACCCGAAGGACCTCGAGCACTTCGCTCACGTCGGCAAGAACCGTCCGGAGCTGGCGGAGAAGTTCTTCGCCTGGTACAACGCCGTATTCGAGGACGGGGCGCTGTCGGCGCGGGAGAAGTCGTTGATCGCCCTGGCGGTCGCGCACGCCGTGCAGTGTCCGTACTGCATCGACGCCTACAGCACCGACGCGCTGGAGAAGGGCGCCGACCTGGATCAGATGACCGAGGCCGTGCACGTGGCGTCGGCCATCCGCGGCGGCGCCTCGCTCGTCCACGGGGTGCAGATGCGCAACCACGCCGAGCGGGTCGGCATGTGA
- a CDS encoding SMP-30/gluconolactonase/LRE family protein encodes MATGLMESRLTVAAVRTCQRRRMWRLVVEERRRPHSRSRSAAALRATLWRETRKRMIPRRRHVMRRWALLAVFLMVGCGAAPEPEPAPEPEPEPSAGTIERLDPSFDRLVPPDAVIEHLAEGFGFTEGPAWVDRDGGFLLFSDIPGNRIVRWEPDGTVSDFLAPVYEGEHEEGRLVGSNGIIVDPEGDIVFTEHFNGRISRMSADGTRSVVVDSYEGGRLNSPNDLDYHSNGALYFTDPAYGLPSPEDRAQDVNGIYRLSPDGELARLSELPGPNGIAFSPDESRLYVADSSTRQWFVYTLAEDGTLGEGELLLDASDSEESGSADGLKIDELGNLWATGPGGVWVIRPDGLHLGTIKPNEVPANVAWGDADRRTLYMTARTGLYRIRVNVAGDQ; translated from the coding sequence TTGGCCACCGGGCTGATGGAGTCGAGACTGACGGTTGCCGCTGTCAGGACCTGTCAGCGACGGAGGATGTGGCGGTTGGTCGTTGAGGAACGGCGGAGGCCGCACAGCCGAAGCCGGTCCGCTGCCGCCCTGCGTGCTACGCTGTGGAGAGAGACACGCAAACGGATGATTCCCAGGAGGCGACACGTCATGCGCAGGTGGGCATTGCTTGCAGTTTTCTTGATGGTGGGATGCGGTGCAGCTCCGGAGCCGGAGCCGGCCCCCGAGCCGGAGCCGGAGCCGAGCGCCGGCACGATCGAGCGTCTGGATCCATCCTTCGATCGGCTCGTCCCGCCCGACGCGGTGATCGAGCATCTGGCCGAGGGGTTCGGCTTTACCGAGGGACCCGCCTGGGTCGATCGGGACGGCGGCTTCCTGCTGTTCAGCGACATTCCCGGCAACCGCATCGTCAGGTGGGAGCCGGACGGCACGGTGAGCGACTTCCTCGCCCCCGTCTACGAGGGCGAGCACGAGGAGGGGCGCCTGGTCGGCTCGAACGGCATCATCGTCGATCCGGAAGGCGACATCGTCTTCACGGAGCATTTCAACGGCCGGATCTCGCGCATGTCGGCCGACGGGACGCGGAGCGTGGTGGTCGACAGCTACGAGGGCGGGCGGCTGAACAGCCCCAACGATCTCGACTACCATTCGAACGGCGCGCTTTATTTCACCGATCCCGCGTATGGACTGCCGAGTCCCGAGGACCGGGCGCAGGACGTCAACGGGATCTACAGGCTGAGCCCCGACGGCGAGCTCGCACGCCTGAGCGAGCTGCCCGGACCCAACGGCATCGCCTTCTCGCCGGACGAGTCGCGCCTGTACGTCGCGGACAGCAGCACCCGGCAGTGGTTCGTGTACACCCTGGCCGAGGACGGCACGTTGGGAGAGGGCGAGCTGCTGCTCGACGCCAGCGACTCCGAGGAGAGTGGTTCCGCCGACGGACTGAAGATCGACGAGCTGGGCAACCTCTGGGCAACCGGTCCCGGCGGGGTGTGGGTCATCCGGCCCGACGGCCTGCACCTCGGGACGATCAAGCCGAACGAGGTCCCGGCCAACGTGGCGTGGGGCGATGCCGACCGGCGGACGCTCTACATGACGGCCCGGACCGGCCTGTATCGCATTCGTGTGAATGTGGCGGGCGACCAGTAG
- a CDS encoding WYL domain-containing transcriptional regulator, whose product MPSGLDGEHLRGTGTVRATRQSGEHRSQAGQRSAQRVSQSGRYQGVGQSGGLLARRPTVRRDRPGCGRSAPRHRVGRRAGRLTEYRAGRRPVLQDLRILTRAPDKQGMDRPIRLMEMLQLLGGRRSWHPAELAERFGMSERNIYRDLQALSRLYGIPVTNDEHGYRLLEGATLRNLPLTATERAMLTLLLRHPALGALSDLTAGLARKLDVATRQLEETPQALTLAGPERSGRIAEGILRLLELAARERTPVSLLYRSLWSRRQAWRGLDPYAVFHRENTWYLVGHCHQRDEPRTFRLDRIVEAKRLDGAFNRPPFDLDAFLRQTWSVYRGRTLHEVIIHFDASLAPLIQQGAHHPGERIRKLKNGRLQYRVTISHLDEIARWIVGFAGTARAVGPPALVARVTEIAHGAYERHRPDEPPVTTATGAQSNLPGLPSPGEAPSRQRDLI is encoded by the coding sequence ATGCCATCTGGACTGGACGGTGAACACCTACGTGGGACTGGAACTGTTCGGGCGACTCGCCAATCTGGAGAGCACCGGAGCCAGGCAGGCCAGCGATCTGCGCAGCGAGTTTCCCAAAGTGGACGATACCAGGGGGTCGGCCAGAGCGGAGGCCTACTGGCCCGCCGGCCGACTGTACGCAGGGATCGGCCTGGCTGCGGTCGGAGCGCTCCTCGCCACCGTGTGGGCCGACGTGCCGGACGTCTCACTGAGTATCGAGCGGGGCGGCGCCCGGTTCTCCAAGACCTTCGGATTCTGACGCGCGCGCCCGATAAGCAAGGCATGGACCGCCCGATTCGCCTGATGGAGATGCTCCAGCTTCTCGGTGGACGACGCTCGTGGCATCCGGCGGAGCTCGCCGAACGCTTCGGAATGTCCGAACGCAACATCTACCGCGACCTGCAGGCCCTGAGCCGTCTGTACGGCATCCCCGTGACGAACGACGAACATGGCTACCGCCTGCTCGAGGGCGCGACGCTTCGCAACCTTCCGCTGACGGCCACCGAGCGCGCGATGCTCACGCTCCTGCTGCGGCATCCGGCGCTCGGGGCCCTCTCGGACCTGACGGCGGGACTGGCTCGGAAGCTCGATGTCGCAACGCGGCAGTTGGAGGAGACACCCCAGGCGCTCACATTGGCGGGCCCCGAGCGATCCGGCAGAATCGCGGAAGGAATCCTCCGGCTGCTGGAGCTGGCGGCTCGCGAACGGACGCCGGTGTCACTGCTGTATCGCTCCCTGTGGAGCCGGCGGCAAGCGTGGCGCGGCCTGGACCCGTACGCAGTGTTCCATCGGGAGAACACCTGGTACCTGGTGGGACACTGCCACCAGCGCGACGAGCCTCGTACGTTCCGCCTCGATCGCATCGTGGAGGCCAAGCGGCTCGACGGCGCTTTCAATCGACCGCCGTTCGACCTCGATGCGTTCCTCCGGCAGACCTGGAGCGTATACCGCGGCCGCACCCTTCACGAGGTGATCATCCACTTCGATGCGTCATTGGCGCCGCTCATCCAGCAAGGGGCGCACCACCCCGGCGAGCGCATCAGGAAGCTCAAGAACGGACGGCTGCAGTACCGCGTCACGATCTCGCACCTGGACGAGATCGCCCGCTGGATCGTGGGATTCGCCGGAACCGCTCGCGCGGTCGGACCGCCGGCCCTCGTCGCGCGGGTCACCGAGATCGCCCACGGCGCGTACGAACGGCACCGGCCGGACGAACCGCCGGTAACGACCGCTACGGGAGCGCAAAGCAACCTGCCCGGCCTGCCGTCGCCCGGAGAGGCACCTTCCCGGCAACGCGACCTGATCTGA